A stretch of Linepithema humile isolate Giens D197 chromosome 3, Lhum_UNIL_v1.0, whole genome shotgun sequence DNA encodes these proteins:
- the LOC136998822 gene encoding uncharacterized protein: MFCTVQQTTVQQTTVSNLTNKQQGVETFAKKRKYSPNENGSNSPSVDRSMITPPRILARRYPLTKTSHKYLDIGINVSTPSRVEIALGDNHGKELCLSYGVWKELVNQRGIIASFFKNDVDEAPPQTVGHCTLSFGKINNLKVMRLATSALCLIMSSQTVCNMFALEYCVDCINHSLNNVTGMVDVKFAHFSEIVSGVKDPIAAIRDGKLFNKNDIIDCELLAQIFRLR, encoded by the exons ATGTTTTGTACTGTACAGCAGACAACTGTACAGCAGACAACTGTGAGTAATCTGACCAACAAACAGCAAGGTGTGGAGACCTTCGCAAAGAAGCGGAAATATTCGCCCAACGA AAATGGAAGTAATTCGCCAAGCGTCGATAGAAGCATGATCACACCTCCCAGAATTTTGGCTAGAAGATACCCGTTGACAAAAACCAGTCACAAATATCTCGACATCGGAATCAACGTTTCAACGCCGAGCCGTGTGGaaatcgctctcggtgacaaCCATGGCAAGGAGTTATGTCTATCATACGGCGTATGGAAAGAACTCGTGAATCAACGGGGCATCATCGCCAGCTTCTTTAAGAATGATGTGGACGAAGCACCACCTCAGACCGTTGGACACTGCACGTtaagttttggaaaaattaacaaCCTAAAAGTAATGCGCCTAGCAACATCAGCGTTATGTTTAATCATGTCAAGCCAAACCGTGTGTAATATGTTTGCACTCGAATATTGTGTAGACTGCATCAATCATTCGTTGAACAACGTTACCGGTATGGTTGATGTCAAGTTCGCGCACTTTTCAGAAATCGTGAGCGGTGTGAAGGATCCCATCGCAGCGATACGTGAcggcaaattatttaataagaacgATATAATCGATTGCGAACTGTTAGCACAAATCTTTAGATTGCGATAA